TGCCGCAACTGCCTGTCCAAGTGGTACAAGGCCGAAGCCGATGAGCGCCAGATCGACCTGAGCCTCGATGACGCCCGTGAAGTGGTGTACGGCATGCCGTACGCCGAGTGGAAAGCTCAATACCAGAAAGAAGCCAGCGCCGACCAGCAAGCGGCGTTTGCCAAAGGAAAAACCCATGACTGACCTGAACACCCTGCGCGCCAGCCTCAACAGCGGTAACCACGCGTTTGCCGATACCTTGGCCTTCGTCGCAGCCGGTTACGATTACCAGCCGCAAGCCTTCACCAACGGCGACGTCGAAAACGCCGCCGGCCAGAACGAAGGCTCGTGCAAGACCCTTGGGTTGGCGCTGTTGGAGGGCTTAAGCGATCAGGAAGCGTTGCTGGCGTTCGGTGAGCATTACCGCTCGGTGGTGGCAACGCCGCAAGGCAGCGACCATGGCAATATCCGTGCGCTGATCACACACGGCCTGGCCGGCGTGACATTCACCGCCCAACCCCTGACCCGTAAATCCTGAGTCAGACACAGATCAACATGTGGGAGGGGGCTTGCCCCCGATAGCGATGTGTCAGTCAGTACATTGGGTACTGAACCACCGCAATCGGGGGCAAGCCCCCTCCCACATTTAAAGTACAGACACAAAAAAACCGGCCTCGCGGCCGGTTTTTTTTATTTCAACGAGTTAGAACGAAGCGTCTTTCAACCCATCGAGGTAACGCTCGGCGTCCAGGGCCGCCATGCAACCGGCGCCGGCCGAGGTGATGGCCTGGCGGTAGACGTGGTCAGCCACGTCACCGGCAGCGAAGATGCCTTCGATGTTGGTGGCAGTGGCATTGCCTTCACGGCCGCCCTGCACCACCAGGTAACCATCTTTGGCTTCCAGCACACCCTCGAACAGCGAAGTGTTCGGCGTGTGGCCGATGGCGATGAATACGCCGTCGACTTTCAGCTCGTCGAAGCTGCCGTCGTTGTTCTTCAGGCGGGCACCGGTCACGCCCATGTTGTCACCCAGGACTTCGTCCAGCGTGGCGTTGAGCTTGAGGATGATCTTGCCTTCAGCGACACGGGCGTGCAGCTTGTCGATCAGGATCTTCTCGGCACGGAAGGTTTCGCGGCGATGCACCAGGGTCACGGTGCTGGCGATGTTGGCCAGGTACAGCGCTTCTTCCACGGCGGTGTTGCCGCCACCGACCACAGCCACTGGCTTGTTGCGATAGAAGAAACCGTCGCAGGTCGCGCAGGCGGAAACACCCTTGCCCATGAACGCCTCTTCCGATGGCAAGCCCAGGTAACGGGCGCTGGCGCCGGTGGCGATGATCAGCGCGTCACAGGTGTACACGCCACTGTCGCCGGTCAGGCTGTAAGGCTTCTTGGAGAAGTCGACCTTGTTGATGTGGTCAAACACAATCTCGGTTTCAAAGCGTTCGGCGTGTTCTTTCATACGCTCCATCAGCACCGGGCCGGTCAGGCCGTGGACATCGCCCGGCCAGTTGTCGACTTCAGTGGTGGTGGTCAACTGACCGCCCGCCTGCATGCCGGTAATCAGCAGCGGCTTGAGGTTGGCCCGGGCAGCGTAGACGGCAGCGCTGTAACCGGCAGGGCCGGAACCGAGAATAATCACTCGCGAATGACGGGTATCAGACATGACTCACTCCTATCGACCGCCCGCACAACAGGACGGCTGGAATAAAAAAGGACCGCGAAGCACTTGGGGAAGGCTTGAACTCGCGGATCCTGAAAATGATGGGTGCAGCGTATAGAGGGGGGCAAGATTAAGGAAATACGCAATAACAATCCAGCTCATAGGTGGTCTCTATGCAGTCGACCGGTTTGATCGACCTGCTCGCTCACTTAGGTGTTACTGCTGATGTCGCCACTTTCACCGTCACGGCAAAGCCGGTAAGGTCGGCGCGTTCGCCCTTCTGCTCGGAGTCTTCCATGCCTGCCCCCGTTCTTTCCGGCCCGCAATACCTGCGTGAAGGCCTCAAACTGGTGCTGAGCCCCGGCCTGCGCCTGTTCGTACTGCTACCGCTGGCAATTAACCTGGTGCTGTTTTTCGGTTTGATCTACTTTGCCGGGCATCAATTCAGCCTGTGGGTCGACCACCTGATGCCCACGCTGCCCAGTTGGCTGAGCTTCTTGAATTACCTGCTGTGGCCCTTATTCGTGGTGCTGGTGGT
This region of Pseudomonas sp. MUP55 genomic DNA includes:
- a CDS encoding DUF1244 domain-containing protein — protein: MNDQQRLELEAAAFRRLVAHLDSRKDVQNIDLMNLAGFCRNCLSKWYKAEADERQIDLSLDDAREVVYGMPYAEWKAQYQKEASADQQAAFAKGKTHD
- a CDS encoding HopJ type III effector protein, translating into MTDLNTLRASLNSGNHAFADTLAFVAAGYDYQPQAFTNGDVENAAGQNEGSCKTLGLALLEGLSDQEALLAFGEHYRSVVATPQGSDHGNIRALITHGLAGVTFTAQPLTRKS
- the trxB gene encoding thioredoxin-disulfide reductase, whose protein sequence is MSDTRHSRVIILGSGPAGYSAAVYAARANLKPLLITGMQAGGQLTTTTEVDNWPGDVHGLTGPVLMERMKEHAERFETEIVFDHINKVDFSKKPYSLTGDSGVYTCDALIIATGASARYLGLPSEEAFMGKGVSACATCDGFFYRNKPVAVVGGGNTAVEEALYLANIASTVTLVHRRETFRAEKILIDKLHARVAEGKIILKLNATLDEVLGDNMGVTGARLKNNDGSFDELKVDGVFIAIGHTPNTSLFEGVLEAKDGYLVVQGGREGNATATNIEGIFAAGDVADHVYRQAITSAGAGCMAALDAERYLDGLKDASF